In one Rhopalosiphum padi isolate XX-2018 chromosome 3, ASM2088224v1, whole genome shotgun sequence genomic region, the following are encoded:
- the LOC132925548 gene encoding KRAB-A domain-containing protein 2-like translates to MEFDSFAEYYEKLNAYYVGKPGKKPPTQNEVQLIIQEILAAKIKIGKKERRDYYLIKTYDVLCVTDQKFLIYKKTDEDEDIRYVVPYEELYDRIKDFHIKTGHGGIVKLRMSMGHKYKIPRPAIEKFLSVCAICNSKQGANRKLVIKPIVTKDFNERGQVDLVDFQSTPDGKYKWIMNYQDHNTKFLLLHPLESKRAIEVANKLLTIFLTFGAPKILQSDNGREFVNSIIKELKDLWPQCTIVHGRPRHPQSQGSVERSNQDIENMIRAWMKDNQSKKWSVGLQFVQFQKNSSFHRIIGRSPYKALFGCDPKIGLSSSNLPSEIIKKLTTEEHLEEILNNIQPEHEKEQITSYCSICNTEMLTEVEFAETIICDLCKTSEKINKQRQLGYQGQEKAAEIMLKVSQTRVPDLQIGDCVLITVPKVDRGPSDPANVIAVIVNQNEHKLHQLGTQYGLVKGWYNSASLKPATSNFLKITEVNNDKELTLRETVSHISGGQGFLSCICKRQCESKRCACFKASVKCNSRCHSSSICKNK, encoded by the exons atggaattTGATTCATTTGCTGAGtactatgaaaaattaaatgcctACTATGTAGGCAAACCCGGGAAAAAACCACCCACCCAAAATGAGgttcaattaataattcaagAAATATTAGctgccaaaataaaaat tggTAAAAAAGAGAGGCGAGATTATTATCTTATCAAAACATATGATGTCCTGTGCGTTACAGATCaaaagtttttgatttataaaaaaactgatGAAGATGAAGACATAAg gtACGTTGTACCATACGAAGAGTTGTACGATCGTATTAAGGATTTTCACATTAAAACGGGACATGGTGGAATTGTTAAATTACGTATGTCAATGGgtcataaatacaaaattccGAGACCAGCAATAGAAAAGTTTTTGTCTGTATGTGCAATATGTAATTCCAAGCAAGGAGCAAATCGGAAACTAGTTATCAAACCAATTGTAACTAAAGATTTCAATGAAAGAGGCCAAGTCGATTTAGTCGATTTCCAGTCAACACCTGATGGTAAATATAAATGGATCATGAATTATCAGGACCACaatacaaaatttttattattgcatcCTCTTGAAAGCAAACGAGCTATAGAAGTGGCGAACAAATTACTCACTATTTTTCTTACATTTGGAGCCCCTAAAATACTTCAGAGTGATAATGGACGAGAATTTGTTAACTCCATTATTAAGGAATTAAAGGATCTGTGGCCACAATGTACGATAGTCCACGGCCGACCACGTCATCCCCAAAGTCAGGGAAGTGTTGAAAGAAGTAATCAAGACATTGAGAATATGATTCGTGCTTGGATGAAGGATAACCAATCTAAAAAATGGTCGGTTGGATTACAATTTGTACAGTTTCAAAAAAATTCGTCTTTCCATCGAATAATAGGACGATCGCCGTATAAAGCATTATTTGGATGTGATCCGAAAATTGGATTGTCTTCATCAAATCTTCcatcagaaataataaaaaaactaaccaCTGAAGAACATCttgaagaaattttaaataatattcaacctGAACATGAAAAAGAACAGATTACATCATATTGTAGTATTTGCAATACAGAAATGTTAACTGAGGTTGAATTTGCCGAAActattatttgtgatttatgtAAAActagtgaaaaaataaacaaacaacgtCAACTTGGATATCAAGGACAAGAAAAAGCAGCTGAAATCATGTTAAAG GTCAGCCAAACAAGGGTTCCTGATTTACAAATTGGCGATTGCGTCTTAATAACAGTACCTAAAGTAGATCGAGGACCGTCAGATCCTGCCAATGTAATTGCAGTTATTGTCAATCAGAACGAACATAAACTTCACCAACTCGGAACTCAGTATGGCTTAGTAAAAGGGTGGTACAATTCAGCAAGTTTAAAACCCGCGacatctaattttttaaaaattaccgaagttaataatgataaagaaCTTACATTACGTGAAACAGTTTCTCATATTTCTGGGGGACAAGGTTTTTTAAGTTGCATTTGTAAACGCCAATGTGAATCAAAACGTTGTGCTTGTTTTAAAGCTTCGGTAAAATGCAACAGTCGTTGCCATAGCTCtagtatttgtaaaaataagtaa
- the LOC132925549 gene encoding KRAB-A domain-containing protein 2-like yields the protein MRVCNVEKLVVPINEGNQIKYYVHNEELFNILHETHLSIGHGGRSRMEHELNIKYKNITREAIMLYLNLCESCQKKGSTIKKGLVVKPIISKEMNSRCQIDLIDMQAQPDGNYKFILVYQDHLTKFVNLRPLSNKRAEEVAYVLLDIFTTFGAPAILQSDNGREFSNKIVEELCSMWKDLKIVHGKPRHSQSQGSVERANQDIENMLGTWLEDNKTKKWSEGIKFVQFMKNRSFHHGIKSSPYEAMFGSRAKIGLNNCVLPMHVVEKLKTEEDLEKALNTIEEKESKEKNKEGNEVIVEENEENYNSEDALSSRKLSIQIKRNESVQNLEKQANKMKFLSERRFCEGNIGDSVKIKIPDVDRARSDLRSILAVIISMEDGNYKLGTTKGKLQHYYSRNQFTICKEKFVSVDEVPDIQLSLREAARLFSNLGGQGYDRCTCVQKCETRRCKCKAAGILCNSKCHSGNTCKNK from the exons ATGCGAGTGTGTAATGTGGAAAAACTTGTTGTACCAATAAATGAAGGtaaccaaattaaatattacgtgCATAACGAAGAACTTTTTAATATCCTCCATGAAACTCATTTATCAATCGGGCACGGAGGGCGTAGTAGAATGGAACacgagttaaatattaaatataaaaatataacaagggAGGCAATTATGTTATACTTGAACTTATGCGAATCATGCCAAAAAAAAGGAAGTACAATTAAAAAAGGCTTAGTAGTCAAACCTATTATATCAAAAGAAATGAATTCAAGGTGTCAAATAGATTTAATTGATATGCAGGCCCAGCCTGATggtaattataagtttattttagtcTATCAAGACCATTTAACTAAATTTGTAAACTTGCGTCCTTTATCTAATAAACGTGCTGAGGAAGTTGCTTATGTTTTACTGGATATATTTACAACTTTTGGTGCTCCAGCTATATTGCAAAGCGATAATGGTAGAGAATTTTCAAACAAGATAGTAGAAGAATTATGTAGTATGtggaaagatttaaaaatagtacatgGTAAGCCTCGCCATTCTCAAAGTCAAGGTTCAGTAGAACGTGCCAACCAAGACATAGAGAATATGTTGGGAACGTGGTTGGAAGACAATAAGACCAAAAAATGGAGCGAAGGCATAAAATTCGTACAATTCATGAAAAATCGATCTTTTCATCATGGCATTAAATCTTCACCGTACGAAGCTATGTTTGGCTCTAGGGCTAAAATTGGATTAAATAATTGTGTACTCCCAATGCATgtagtagaaaaattaaaaacagaagaAGATTTAGAAAAAGCCTTAAACACTATTGAAGAGAAAgaaagtaaagaaaaaaacaagGAAGGCAATGAAGTGATTGTAGAAGAAAATGAAGAAAATTACAATTCTGAGGATGCTTTAAGCTCTAGAAAACTTTCTATTCAGATAAAAAGAAATGAATCTGTGCAGAATTTAGAAAAGCAagcaaataaaatgaaatttcttTCTGAAAGAAGATTTTGTGAAGGAAACATTGGAgattcagtaaaaataaaaataccagacGTAGATAGAGCTCGAAGCGACTTACGATCAATTTTGGCAGTAATTATATcaa tggaaGACGGAAATTATAAATTGGGCACAACCAAAGGTAAACTGCAACATTATTATAGTAGAAATCAATTTACTATTTGCAAGGAGAAGTTTGTGAGTGTTGATGAAGTCCCCGATATTCAGTTGTCTCTAAGAGAAGCAGCTAGGCTATTTTCAAATCTAGGAGGCCAAGGCTATGACCGCTGCACTTGTGTTCAAAAATGCGAAACAAGGAGATGCAAATGTAAAGCTGCTGGAATTTTATGCAACTCTAAATGCCATAGTGGtaatacttgtaaaaataaataa
- the LOC132925550 gene encoding uncharacterized protein LOC132925550, with the protein MVYSGDSYSEEEKHKIIEEFYLSPLGGHQGISKTIKRIKLHHTWKGLKKDVIEFDACKKIVFTTKCLEDDVKVNCMQVQIDGFTKFSILKPTKNVKSSTTTKLMEDIIYIFGPMIRIICDRGTAYIGKEFEQMCKSRNIIHVRNATATPTANGQREEADWDKNMGRIQWAINNAFNKSTQSTLFALMFGFTPRTYDGHPIQDEIQAISNSTCDITKLRTRALESIIIEQNKMQDHHNKNRSRIPTYITGDLVMIQRQSLGQPECRIKPEIQRTQTFYEGVVAIDQMKLYTNPGSDSSDEGSS; encoded by the exons ATGGTTTACAGTGGTGACTCTTATTCAGAAGAAGAGAAACATAAAATTATCGAGGAGTTCTATTTATCACCATTAGGAGGACATCAAGGGATTTCTAAAACAATTAAGCGAATTAAATTACACCATACGTGGAAAGGCTTGAAGAAAGATGTTATAGAGTTTGACGCTTGCAAAAAG ATTGTCTTTACAACAAAGTGCCTGGAGGACGACGTCAAGGTCAACTGCATGCAAGTGCAAA TTGATGGTTTTACaaagttttcaatattaaaaccaaCCAAAAATGTCAAGAGCAGCACAACCACAAAATTAATGGaggacattatatatatatttggacCTATGATCAGAATAATCTGTGATCGTGGTACAGCCTATATAGGGAAAGAATTTGAACAAATGTGCAAGTCTAGAAACATTATACATGTAAGAAATGCGACAGCTACTCCCACAGCCAACGGACAGAGAG AGGAGGCAGATTGGGACAAGAACATGGGAAGGATACAGTGGGccattaataatgcatttaacaAATCAACACAATCAACTCTATTTGCATTAATGTTTGGATTCACACCAAGAACATATGATGGTCACCCAATACAAGATGAAATACAAGCAATTTCAAACAGTACTTGTGATATTACCAAACTAAGAACTAGAGCCTTagaatcaataattattgagCAAAATAAAATGCAAGATCATCACAACAAAAATAGATCtagaatacctacttatatcaCGGGTGACCTAGTAATGATCCAGCGTCAGTCACTTGGTCAGCCAG AGTGCAGGATTAAACCTGAAATTCAAAGAACACAGACATTTTATGAAGGTGTGGTGGCCATTGACCAGATGAAACTCTATACAAATCCTGGATCTGACTCAAGTGATGAAGGAAGTTCATGA
- the LOC132925551 gene encoding uncharacterized protein LOC132925551 — GQAAQIIHSVIQSLKDYRNDDKFLVIWNQINEFAKKHQVSIEKPTIGLGSKRRRVESTRLSNFYVTSTTSAQQEVSAQVTNEAFWRIKYYAVLDSVIENLIRRFSDQSLELAQSVDNFFLLDFKESKLFINHYKDLFQIDTDTLMAEMTVAKNAFQTVYQDQVLGDPEQMKSIINEATFPNLYKLLGVAYTLPISSATCERSFSAMRRVKTWLRSTMIQERFSNLSIIHIERDISNNINSEDILNDFSSANNRKIPLIY, encoded by the exons GGACAAGCAGCTCAAATAATTCATTCTGTAATACAAAGTCTAAAAGATTATCGAAATGATGATAAATTTTTGGTTATTTGGAATCAAATAAATGAATTTGCCAAAAAGCATCAAGTTTCGATTGAGAAACCTACAATTG GTCTTGGGTCGAAAAGAAGAAGAGTTGAAAGTACACGTTTGTCAAATTTTTATGTAACTTCTACAACTAGTGCTCAACAAGAAGTTTCTGCTCAAGTAACAAATGAAGCATTTTGGCGAATCAAATATTATGCTGTGCTTGATTCTGTTATAGAAAATCTTATTCGTCGTTTTTCTGATCAAAGTTTAGAGCTTGCTCAGTCCGTCGACAATTTTTTTCTGCTTGATTTTAAAGAAAGCAAATTATTCATTAACCATTATAAA GATCTGTTTCAAATTGATACTGATACATTAATGGCGGAAATGACTGTTGCAAAAAATGCTTTTCAAACTGTGTATCAAGATCAGGTATTAGGTGATCCAGAGCAAATGAAAAGTATCATAAATGAAGCTACTTTTCCAAATCTATACAAACTCCTTGGTGTTGCATATACTTTGCCAATAAGTAGTGCAACTTGTGAAAGGTCATTTTCTGCGATGAGGCGAGTCAAAACATGGTTACGGTCTACTATGATACAAGAACGGTTTTCAAATTTATCTATCATTCATATTGAGAGAGAcatatcaaacaatattaacagtgaagacattttaaacgatttttcaaGTGCTAACAATAGAAAAATaccgttaatttattaa
- the LOC132925552 gene encoding zinc finger MYM-type protein 1-like has protein sequence MNNKVFNIFNINKKKNDECVVPVVVKETSIVEAEEPVIAQKIQPNSPNDLGDIHTGPYRPILQVYPKTKHGTQNRSFSASWYDHFPWIEYSIESNAIYCYVCRIFGNETSEDTFVKIGFNNWKKLSGSKGKGSKSKLQLHGSSNHHLVCSAKWFALKQTKKSGSVHTSLETANREQISINREYLKILIDIVLYLSRQGLAFRGHDEKELSTNQGNFLETCKLIAKHNTDFFKKYETPINYTSWAIQNQIVQLCADNVISTISTDIKKCGFFSIMCDEARSFKEEQMALCVRYTNHFQIFERFLGFINVSENQNSESLTSAIVCFLKKYNLIDVPIIAQSYDGASVMSGKHGGVQKKIQEKYPYAIYTHCMAQKPPL, from the exons ATgaacaataaagtttttaatattttcaatattaataaaaaaaaaaatgatgaatgCGTAGTGCCCGTAGTGGTCAAAGAAACTTCCATAGTAGAAGCTGAAGAGCCCGTAATAGCACAGAAAATACAGCCGAATAGCCCTAATGATTTAGGTGATATTCACACCGGGCCATACCGACCAATATTACAG gtGTATCCAAAAACCAAACATGGAACTCAAAACAGAAGTTTTAGTGCTTCATGGTATGATCACTTTCCATGGATTGAGTACAGTATCGAGAGTAATGCAATTTATTGTTATGTGTGCCGTATATTTGGTAATGAGACTTCAGAGGATACATTTGTCAAAATAGGATTCAACAATTGGAAAAAG ctTAGTGGCTCTAAAGGGAAaggatcaaaatcaaaattacaacTTCATGGCAGTTCTAATCACCATTTGGTATGTTCAGCAAAATGGTTTGCtcttaaacaaacaaaaaagtcAGGTTCTGTTCACACTAGCTTAGAAACTGCAAACCGAGAACAAATTTCTATAAACCgtgaatatttgaaaatattaatagatattgtattatatttatctagacAAGGTCTAGCTTTCCGCGGTCATGATGAAAAAGAACTGTCTACTAATcaag gTAATTTTTTAGAAACATGTAAATTAATAGCTAAACATAACACAgactttttcaaaaaatatgaaacacctattaattatacaagttgggcaattcaaaatcaaattgtTCAACTATGCGCAGATAATGTAATTTCAACTATAAGCACTGATATAAAGAAAtgtggttttttttctataatgtgTGATGAAGCCAG aAGTTTTAAAGAAGAACAAATGGCATTGTGCGTTCGATATACCAATCATTTTCAAATCTTTGAACGTTTTTTGGGTTTCATCAATGTTtctgaaaatcaaaattcagaATCGTTGACATCAGCAATTGTTTGTTTtctcaaaaaatataacttaattgaTGTTCCCATAATTGCTCAATCATATGACGGAGCAAGTGTTATGTCTGGGAAACATGGTggtgttcaaaaaaaaattcaagaaaagtATCCATATGCAATCTATACACATTGTATGGCACAAAAACCGCCACTCTAG
- the LOC132925553 gene encoding piggyBac transposable element-derived protein 4-like: protein MYIPSKPTRYGIKIVMMCDNATKYVIDSIPYLGKGTVPNGQVAADFYVKNLVKSIKGSNRNLTMDNWFCNIPLIQSLLHDDKLTVIGTIKKNKRELPTQFTDIKFQNRTSDTSLFLFHEDFTVVSYKPNQSKLVTLISSAHYDSSIDPITKKPEIVLNYNATKGGVDSFDQMTNNMNCSRKTKRWPLCFFYNMLNIANVNAYVIYIHNFYNKNKNDEKPMSRLQFMLSLHKELTNEWQRHRLSFPKINRELRTNIQDALEEKQVAINDKPQHGPRKYCDYCSYKKRRLTTTYCIECQRPICGEHQIKKCLDC from the coding sequence ATGTATATCCCTTCAAAACCCACAAGATAcggaattaaaattgttatgatgTGCGACAATGCAACTAAGTATGTCATTGATTCGATTCCGTACTTGGGTAAAGGAACTGTACCAAACGGACAAGTTGCAGCTGActtctatgttaaaaatttagttaaatctATTAAAGGTTCTAATCGTAACCTTACAATGGACAATTGGTTTTGCAATATACCACTTATTCAATCACTTTTACATGACGATAAACTTACGGTTATaggaacaattaaaaaaaacaaaagagaACTTCCAACTCAGTTCActgatattaaatttcaaaatagaaCTTCCGATACATCGCTTTTTCTATTTCATGAAGATTTTACAGTTGTTTCTTACAAACCAAATCAAAGTAAACTTGTGACATTGATTTCATCGGCACATTATGATTCATCGATTGATCCAATTACAAAAAAACCCGAGATAGTGTTGAACTATAATGCTACCAAAGGTGGGGTGGATTCATTTGACCAGATGACTAACAATATGAACTGCAGCCGCAAAACCAAACGTTGgcctttatgttttttttataatatgttaaatatagcTAATGTCAATGCGTATGTTATTTACAttcataacttttataataaaaataaaaacgatgaaAAACCAATGTCTAGACTACAATTTATGCTATCTTTACACAAAGAATTAACTAACGAATGGCAACGACATAGATTAAGTTTTCCAAAAATCAATAGAGAACTTAGAACTAACATCCAAGATGCGTTAGAAGAAAAGCAAGTAGCAATCAACGACAAACCCCAACACGGTCCTCGAAAGTATTGCGATTATTGTTCTTATAAAAAAAGACGACTTACAACCACATACTGCATTGAATGCCAGAGACCAATTTGTGGAGAGCATCAAATAAAAAAGTGTCTAGActgttaa